In one Neobacillus sp. WH10 genomic region, the following are encoded:
- a CDS encoding YtpI family protein translates to MFVLVVFIFVLFAFYLFYKTKYFRSNRQVEKKWLSAKSNIALGLFVCLFGVNHLIFISESTVSYIVAAIFTIYGAVFSWIGFKKYKHYLPFAIEEANMLDAQK, encoded by the coding sequence ATGTTTGTACTTGTCGTTTTCATTTTCGTGTTATTTGCTTTCTATTTATTTTATAAAACAAAATACTTCAGAAGCAACCGTCAAGTCGAAAAGAAATGGCTTTCCGCCAAATCAAATATTGCCCTAGGTCTGTTTGTATGCTTATTTGGTGTTAATCATTTGATATTTATATCTGAATCAACTGTTTCTTATATTGTCGCTGCCATTTTTACTATTTATGGGGCCGTATTCAGCTGGATCGGTTTCAAAAAATATAAACACTACCTTCCATTTGCAATTGAGGAAGCAAACATGCTTGATGCCCAAAAATAA
- a CDS encoding CBS domain-containing protein, with product MATKHEQILQYIDGLPIGEKISVRQIAKAMTVSEGTAYRAIKEAENKGYVSTIERVGTIRIERKKKENIEKLTFAEVVNIVDGQVLGGRTGLHKTLNKFVIGAMKLEAMMRYTEAGNLLIVGNRTQAHELALKAGAAVLITGGFDSEEHVKKLADKLELPVISTSYDTFTVATMINRAIYDQLIKKEIILVEDILTPLADTYYLYTSDNVSKWHEYNQKTTHSRYPVVDQNMKIQGMVTSKDILGQVLETSIDKIMTKHPMTVNGKTSVASTAHTMVWEGIEVLPVADDSNRLEGIISRQDVLKALQMNQRQPQVGETIDDIVTNQMVLMQGKQKGEEVYSCEVTPQMTNHLGTISYGVFTTIVADAANRVLRSYKKGDLVVENMSIYFIKPVQMESTLEIFPRILEVGRKFGKVDVEVFNEGILVGKAMMMCQLIDRS from the coding sequence TTGGCTACTAAGCATGAACAAATTTTACAATACATTGATGGACTTCCAATCGGGGAAAAAATATCAGTACGGCAAATCGCCAAAGCGATGACTGTAAGTGAAGGTACAGCCTATCGTGCGATTAAAGAAGCTGAAAACAAAGGATATGTCAGTACAATTGAACGAGTAGGCACAATTAGAATCGAACGGAAGAAGAAAGAAAATATTGAAAAGCTTACGTTTGCCGAAGTCGTAAACATTGTGGACGGGCAAGTATTAGGCGGAAGAACTGGCCTGCATAAAACTCTCAATAAATTTGTGATCGGCGCGATGAAATTAGAGGCCATGATGCGTTATACGGAGGCTGGTAACCTGTTAATTGTCGGGAACCGGACACAAGCACATGAGCTAGCTTTAAAAGCAGGAGCCGCCGTGCTGATCACAGGGGGATTTGACTCAGAAGAGCATGTAAAAAAGCTGGCAGATAAGCTAGAGTTACCGGTTATTTCAACAAGCTATGATACTTTTACTGTCGCCACAATGATTAATCGGGCTATTTACGACCAGTTAATAAAAAAGGAAATTATTTTAGTTGAAGATATTTTAACACCTCTTGCGGATACCTATTACCTATATACATCTGATAATGTGTCAAAATGGCATGAATATAATCAAAAAACAACGCATAGCCGCTATCCTGTAGTCGATCAAAATATGAAGATTCAGGGAATGGTGACAAGTAAAGATATTTTAGGCCAAGTTTTAGAAACGTCTATCGACAAAATTATGACGAAACACCCAATGACGGTTAATGGCAAGACAAGCGTTGCTTCTACAGCCCATACAATGGTCTGGGAAGGGATTGAGGTTCTTCCTGTTGCCGATGACTCAAACCGTTTAGAAGGGATTATCAGCAGGCAGGATGTATTAAAGGCACTGCAAATGAACCAACGACAGCCACAGGTTGGCGAAACCATCGATGATATTGTTACAAATCAAATGGTATTAATGCAGGGAAAACAAAAAGGCGAAGAAGTATATTCTTGCGAAGTGACGCCGCAAATGACCAATCATCTTGGTACCATTTCATACGGAGTATTTACAACTATTGTCGCTGATGCGGCCAACCGGGTATTACGAAGCTATAAAAAAGGCGACTTGGTAGTAGAAAATATGTCTATTTACTTTATTAAACCAGTTCAAATGGAGAGTACATTAGAAATTTTTCCTAGAATACTTGAAGTAGGACGGAAATTTGGGAAGGTAGATGTGGAAGTTTTTAATGAAGGCATATTAGTTGGAAAAGCGATGATGATGTGTCAATTGATTGACAGGAGCTAG
- a CDS encoding universal stress protein — translation MGLKYQNILVAIDGSKEADWAFRKGIEIAKRNQANLLLVHVIDTRSFALIEAYDTVIGDRAEKLAKDMLENYQRQAVEAGLTDVQYEIDFGSPKIRIPRDLAKKHKVDLIICGATGMNVVERFFIGSVSEHITRYAPCDVLIVRTEKDLDKK, via the coding sequence ATGGGACTCAAATATCAAAATATTTTAGTTGCAATTGATGGATCAAAGGAAGCAGATTGGGCGTTTCGAAAGGGGATTGAAATTGCTAAACGAAATCAGGCAAACCTTTTATTAGTCCATGTGATTGACACAAGATCATTTGCATTAATTGAAGCCTACGACACTGTAATTGGAGATCGCGCAGAAAAGCTGGCTAAAGATATGCTTGAAAATTATCAAAGGCAGGCTGTAGAAGCTGGATTAACAGATGTTCAATACGAAATTGATTTTGGCTCTCCTAAAATAAGGATCCCAAGAGACTTGGCTAAAAAACACAAGGTTGATTTAATCATCTGCGGTGCTACGGGAATGAATGTAGTGGAAAGGTTTTTTATCGGAAGTGTTTCAGAACATATTACCCGGTATGCACCATGTGATGTTCTTATCGTAAGGACGGAAAAAGATCTGGATAAAAAATAA
- the ytrI gene encoding sporulation membrane protein YtrI, which translates to MRIPPLYRRPAWQRFFAGMAIGGAISWCIFLYIYGVWQEENTELIRKQQEDIVDLNNEKKIWQEEYKEMNKRNIEQLTVQKINIKIINSEKYKLDSLSVLETENSVRDDISMMLAKDLETVYKSKDLIKKVIENKPVKIYEKRYTLKIKEMVIYTTLTIQLEIQFE; encoded by the coding sequence ATGAGAATTCCGCCATTGTACCGCAGACCTGCATGGCAGCGTTTTTTTGCTGGGATGGCTATTGGCGGCGCCATAAGCTGGTGTATCTTTTTATATATTTACGGTGTCTGGCAAGAAGAAAATACGGAATTAATTCGAAAGCAGCAGGAGGACATTGTTGATTTAAACAATGAGAAAAAAATATGGCAGGAAGAATATAAGGAAATGAATAAACGCAATATTGAACAACTTACTGTCCAGAAGATTAATATAAAAATCATCAACTCTGAAAAATACAAACTGGATTCATTAAGTGTTCTTGAGACGGAAAACTCTGTTCGAGATGATATTAGTATGATGCTGGCAAAGGATTTAGAGACAGTCTATAAAAGCAAGGATCTCATAAAAAAAGTTATCGAGAACAAACCGGTAAAAATCTATGAAAAAAGATACACACTGAAGATAAAAGAAATGGTTATTTACACAACCTTAACGATTCAGCTTGAAATTCAATTTGAATAA
- a CDS encoding metal-dependent hydrolase: MKISYHGHAVVQIQTNGKKILIDPFITGNQLTDLTVKEVMPDVIILSHGHNDHVGDTVELAKKNNALVIANAEISDFLSWQGVNTHAMHIGGAYQFEFGKVKLTQAFHGSSYTTEKNELIYCGMPAGILFMNEGKTIYHAGDTALFSDMKLIGERHPIDIAFLPIGDNFTMGPEDAAFAAKLLNAKTVVPIHFNTFPVIKQDPYQFIDMLDNKNGKVLAPGEAIEI; the protein is encoded by the coding sequence ATGAAAATTTCTTACCATGGACATGCAGTTGTTCAAATTCAAACAAATGGAAAAAAGATTTTAATAGACCCTTTTATTACCGGCAATCAATTAACGGACTTGACGGTTAAAGAAGTCATGCCGGACGTTATTATTTTATCCCATGGCCACAATGATCATGTTGGGGACACTGTCGAGCTAGCTAAGAAGAATAATGCCCTTGTTATTGCAAATGCGGAAATATCTGATTTTCTAAGCTGGCAAGGAGTTAATACTCACGCAATGCATATAGGCGGTGCCTATCAGTTTGAATTTGGTAAAGTTAAGCTGACACAGGCCTTCCATGGCTCAAGCTACACAACTGAAAAAAATGAGCTTATCTATTGCGGCATGCCTGCGGGAATTTTGTTTATGAACGAAGGAAAGACTATTTATCACGCAGGGGATACCGCGTTATTTTCTGATATGAAGCTAATCGGAGAACGGCATCCGATTGATATAGCCTTTTTGCCAATTGGCGACAATTTTACGATGGGGCCAGAAGATGCTGCCTTTGCAGCTAAACTATTGAATGCAAAGACGGTTGTGCCGATTCACTTTAATACCTTCCCGGTCATTAAACAAGACCCATATCAATTTATTGACATGCTAGATAATAAAAATGGGAAGGTATTGGCTCCAGGCGAGGCAATAGAAATTTAG
- a CDS encoding molybdenum cofactor biosynthesis protein B, giving the protein MSTQEHKKEAPKTVKCKVITVSDTRDKETDKSGKLMIELLEGAGHTIMDYVIVKDESTPIQHEILKGCAREDIDVILTNGGTGIAKRDVTIETVQSLLEKEIVGFGELFRMLSYQEDIGSAAILSRAIAGVVKNKAVFSTPGSTGAVKLAMNKLVLPEIGHVVREIKKDL; this is encoded by the coding sequence ATGAGTACTCAAGAACATAAAAAAGAAGCACCGAAGACGGTTAAATGTAAAGTCATAACAGTAAGTGATACAAGGGACAAGGAAACAGACAAAAGTGGTAAGCTGATGATCGAACTGCTTGAAGGAGCGGGGCATACGATTATGGATTATGTCATTGTTAAGGATGAATCAACGCCGATTCAACATGAGATCTTAAAAGGCTGCGCACGAGAGGATATTGATGTGATCCTAACGAATGGCGGGACAGGAATTGCCAAGCGTGATGTAACGATTGAAACCGTACAAAGTCTGCTCGAAAAAGAAATTGTCGGTTTTGGAGAATTGTTCAGGATGCTAAGCTATCAAGAAGATATCGGTTCTGCGGCAATCCTTTCCCGGGCGATTGCTGGAGTCGTTAAAAATAAGGCTGTTTTCTCAACTCCTGGTTCAACCGGAGCAGTAAAGCTAGCAATGAATAAATTAGTCCTGCCTGAGATAGGGCATGTAGTAAGGGAAATTAAAAAAGACTTATAA
- the ald gene encoding alanine dehydrogenase, with translation MRIGVPIEIKNNENRVAMTPAGVVNLVKFGHEVFIEKGAGLGSGFLDEDYSSAGAKLVETASEAWSMDMVMKVKEPLPSEYQYFREGLILFTYLHLAPEPELTKALIDNKVVGIAYETVQLTNRSLPLLTPMSEVAGRMAAQVGAQFLEKVYGGKGILLSGVPGVKRGTVTIIGGGVAGTNAAKMAIGLGAKVTIIDLNPERLRQLDDIFGSDVTTLMSNHYNIAEAVKESDLVIGAVLIPGAKAPKLVSEGMIQSMKPGSVIVDIAIDQGGIFETTDRITTHDNPTYVKHGVVHYAVANMPGAVPRTSTIALTNVTVPYAVQIANKGYKKACLENEALLKGINTYGGYVTYQAVAEAHGVEYKDTKTLLEK, from the coding sequence ATGCGGATTGGGGTACCTATAGAGATCAAAAATAATGAAAACCGTGTAGCGATGACACCGGCTGGAGTAGTTAACCTTGTGAAATTTGGCCATGAGGTTTTTATTGAAAAAGGAGCAGGGCTTGGCTCTGGGTTTTTAGATGAAGATTATAGCTCTGCAGGTGCGAAGCTAGTGGAAACCGCTAGTGAAGCATGGTCCATGGATATGGTGATGAAGGTAAAAGAACCTCTGCCAAGCGAATATCAATACTTCCGTGAAGGTTTAATTTTATTTACATATTTACATCTGGCACCTGAACCGGAATTAACTAAGGCGTTGATAGACAATAAAGTAGTAGGGATTGCCTATGAAACAGTACAGCTAACGAACAGAAGCTTGCCATTATTGACCCCAATGAGTGAGGTTGCCGGGAGGATGGCTGCGCAAGTAGGCGCTCAATTTTTGGAAAAGGTCTATGGCGGTAAGGGTATCCTCCTCTCAGGTGTCCCAGGAGTAAAAAGAGGAACCGTTACCATTATTGGCGGTGGTGTAGCAGGAACAAATGCGGCAAAAATGGCAATTGGTTTGGGTGCAAAGGTTACGATTATTGATTTAAATCCAGAACGTCTTCGTCAATTAGACGATATATTCGGTTCAGATGTAACAACATTAATGTCCAACCATTATAATATTGCCGAAGCGGTAAAGGAATCTGATTTAGTCATTGGCGCTGTTTTAATCCCTGGGGCGAAGGCCCCAAAGCTTGTCAGTGAAGGGATGATTCAATCGATGAAACCTGGCAGCGTTATTGTTGATATTGCTATTGACCAAGGGGGTATTTTTGAAACAACCGATCGAATCACTACACATGATAATCCAACATACGTGAAGCATGGTGTTGTTCATTACGCTGTAGCCAATATGCCCGGTGCGGTACCTAGAACTTCAACGATTGCATTAACAAACGTGACGGTTCCATATGCGGTTCAAATCGCCAATAAGGGCTATAAAAAGGCGTGTTTAGAAAATGAGGCGTTGTTAAAAGGAATCAATACTTACGGTGGATATGTGACCTATCAAGCAGTTGCTGAAGCGCATGGAGTCGAATATAAAGATACGAAAACATTACTTGAAAAATAA
- a CDS encoding bifunctional oligoribonuclease/PAP phosphatase NrnA, whose translation MIEQILSVIEQYETIIVHRHVRPDPDAYGSQGGLVAILQESFPEKKIYAVGQEEPTLHYMRRLDVIEDEVYNGALVIVCDTANAERICDGRYSLGEKLIKIDHHPNEDPYGDLLWVDTTASSCSEMIYEFYLNGKDKGLKMNDEAARLLFAGIVGDTGRFLFPSSTDKTFAFAGELIHYNFSRTELFDRMYELDPNIIKLKGYILQNFVLQPNGVASVMLTKDLLKEYGARPTEASLLVGILGDVKGIKAWVFFIEEDDQIRVRLRSKGPVINGVARKFKGGGHPLASGASMYSWDEVDHVLKELDEACKTHAK comes from the coding sequence ATGATTGAACAAATTTTATCGGTGATTGAACAATATGAAACGATCATTGTTCACCGTCACGTCCGTCCTGACCCGGATGCATATGGTTCACAAGGCGGTTTGGTTGCGATTTTACAAGAATCCTTTCCCGAAAAAAAGATTTATGCAGTTGGGCAGGAGGAGCCGACTCTACACTACATGCGCAGATTAGATGTGATTGAGGATGAGGTATACAATGGAGCATTGGTCATAGTTTGTGATACTGCTAATGCGGAAAGAATTTGTGACGGGCGCTACTCATTAGGAGAAAAGCTAATTAAAATTGACCATCATCCAAACGAAGATCCCTACGGAGATTTGTTATGGGTCGACACAACGGCAAGCTCATGCAGTGAAATGATCTATGAATTTTACTTAAACGGAAAAGATAAAGGATTAAAAATGAATGATGAAGCGGCAAGACTTTTATTTGCAGGAATTGTTGGGGATACGGGAAGGTTTCTTTTTCCAAGTTCAACAGATAAAACATTCGCTTTTGCTGGGGAATTGATTCACTACAATTTTTCACGTACAGAGCTTTTTGACAGGATGTATGAATTAGATCCTAATATAATTAAGTTAAAGGGGTATATTCTTCAAAATTTCGTGCTTCAGCCAAACGGTGTTGCATCTGTAATGCTCACAAAGGATTTATTAAAAGAATATGGTGCAAGGCCAACAGAAGCATCTTTACTTGTTGGTATTTTAGGAGATGTTAAAGGAATTAAAGCATGGGTCTTTTTCATTGAGGAAGACGATCAAATACGTGTTCGGCTCCGTTCAAAGGGACCGGTCATTAATGGAGTGGCACGGAAGTTTAAAGGAGGAGGACATCCACTTGCTTCAGGTGCATCCATGTATTCTTGGGATGAAGTTGATCATGTCTTAAAAGAATTAGACGAGGCATGTAAAACACATGCAAAATAG
- the dnaE gene encoding DNA polymerase III subunit alpha has protein sequence MSFIHLHVNSAYSLLTSTASVPDLIENAKRKGYTDLALTDRNVMYGTIEFYKLCKKNNLKPIIGLTVDVESEITATESYPLVLLAENEKGFRNLLKISSAVQTKTDNGIPLKWLKHYSEGLIAITPGLEGEIEQSLLNGNEEMARKLIRKLDSIFGSGNFFLSLQNHLLEQEAKIRKQFLAISDEFQVPVVATNRVHYLEKEDMFAHECLLAIKNGDKLQDEYREKLESDQFYLKTAEEMVECFSEVPDALENTLRIAKRCTVNIELNKTYLPTFPTENDMLAEDYLEMLCRKGLHERFTAPSQEYYDRLSFELAVIKRMKFSNYFLIVWDFMRFAREKGILTGPGRGSAAGSLVAYVLYITDVDPINHHLLYERFLNPERVSMPDIDIDFPDHRRDEVIEYVAQKYGELHVAQIVTFGTLAAKAAVRDVGRAFGLNSKELEQLSRLIPSRLGIDLQTAYKESESLRRFVNEAPLNRKLFDTALKLEGLPRHTSTHAAGVVISEKQLIDLIPIQRGSNHVYLTQYSMEYLEEIGLLKMDFLGLRNLSLIETILSSIYRHTGRKVDIRRIPLDDTKTFELLARGETTGIFQLESEGMRKVLTRLKPSRFEDIVAVNALYRPGPMENIPLFIDRKHGSKAVEYPHPDLQPILENTYGVIVYQEQIMQIASKMSGFSLGEADLLRRAVGKKQKEVLDKERNHFVQGALKKGYQQALANEIYDLIVRFANYGFNRSHAVAYSMIAYQLAYFKSNYPVHFMAGLLSSAIGNDTKIAQYILETRQKEIDVLPPSINHSTYSFQVENTGSIRYSLAAIKSVGAAALKEIFKTRKRKKFDDLFDFCIKVSNKAINRKTLEFLVHSGCFDEFGEDRAVLLASLDVAIEHAQIFKPDDSNQFDLFEDEMIPKPKYVHVDPISLENKLAFEKEALGFYLSDHPISIYEKDLKRSGVYMLYQLRSDNKRAASGVFISAMKSIRTKKGDSMAFLTISDASGEMEAVVFPAIYKKFQSLFRQGNFVLIEGKIEERDGKLQFIIQQVSDLEQWLKTRAAKHPVLYLKITSSQQDEQLLQKINQLLKENKGDAGVILHDEVTKKTVRLATENNVNPTPEVQQQLRNLLGSKNVVLKD, from the coding sequence ATGTCTTTTATTCACCTTCATGTTAATAGTGCCTATAGTTTGTTAACAAGTACTGCATCCGTCCCGGATTTAATCGAAAATGCAAAGAGAAAAGGATATACCGACCTCGCACTAACCGACAGAAATGTCATGTACGGTACTATTGAATTTTATAAGCTTTGTAAGAAAAATAATTTGAAACCGATTATTGGGTTAACGGTTGATGTGGAAAGTGAAATCACCGCGACCGAATCCTATCCGCTTGTATTACTGGCAGAAAATGAGAAGGGATTTAGAAATCTTTTAAAAATTTCCAGTGCGGTTCAGACAAAGACCGATAACGGAATTCCGCTAAAATGGCTGAAGCATTATTCGGAGGGGCTCATTGCTATAACACCTGGTCTTGAGGGGGAAATTGAACAGTCCCTTTTAAACGGAAACGAGGAGATGGCAAGGAAGCTAATTAGAAAATTAGACTCCATTTTTGGCAGTGGCAACTTCTTCCTCTCACTTCAAAATCATCTTCTTGAACAAGAGGCGAAAATTAGGAAACAGTTTCTCGCGATTTCAGATGAGTTTCAAGTGCCCGTTGTTGCAACCAACAGGGTGCATTATTTGGAAAAAGAAGATATGTTTGCTCATGAATGTTTGCTGGCAATCAAGAATGGCGACAAATTGCAGGATGAGTATAGAGAAAAACTGGAAAGTGATCAATTTTATTTGAAAACAGCAGAAGAAATGGTCGAATGCTTTTCAGAAGTTCCTGATGCTCTAGAAAATACACTCCGGATTGCTAAAAGGTGCACCGTAAATATTGAACTAAATAAAACCTACTTACCTACCTTTCCGACTGAAAATGATATGCTTGCAGAGGATTACCTTGAGATGCTGTGTAGGAAGGGACTACATGAACGCTTTACCGCGCCTTCCCAGGAATATTATGACCGGCTATCCTTTGAATTAGCGGTAATCAAGCGAATGAAATTTAGCAACTACTTTTTAATTGTTTGGGATTTTATGAGGTTTGCGCGTGAAAAAGGGATTTTGACCGGGCCAGGACGGGGCTCTGCAGCAGGATCGCTTGTTGCCTATGTTTTATATATTACCGATGTGGATCCGATTAATCACCACCTATTGTATGAGCGGTTTTTAAATCCTGAACGGGTTTCGATGCCTGATATTGATATTGATTTTCCTGACCATCGCCGTGATGAAGTGATCGAATATGTCGCACAAAAATACGGCGAACTCCATGTCGCGCAAATTGTAACCTTTGGAACACTTGCAGCAAAAGCAGCAGTAAGAGATGTCGGCAGGGCTTTCGGATTAAATTCAAAAGAATTGGAGCAATTGTCCCGGCTGATCCCGTCCCGTTTAGGCATTGACCTTCAAACTGCCTATAAAGAATCTGAATCGTTAAGAAGGTTTGTCAATGAGGCACCGCTAAACCGCAAGCTTTTTGACACAGCCTTAAAGCTCGAAGGTCTGCCTCGGCATACCTCCACACATGCTGCAGGTGTGGTCATAAGCGAGAAGCAGCTTATAGATTTAATTCCGATTCAACGCGGGTCAAACCATGTTTACTTAACGCAATACTCTATGGAGTACCTCGAAGAAATTGGCCTTCTGAAAATGGATTTCCTTGGCCTCAGAAATTTATCACTTATTGAAACAATCTTGTCCTCTATTTATCGTCATACTGGAAGGAAAGTAGATATAAGACGAATTCCATTAGATGACACCAAGACCTTTGAATTACTGGCTAGGGGTGAAACAACAGGCATTTTCCAGTTAGAATCGGAAGGTATGAGGAAGGTATTAACCCGGTTAAAGCCTTCACGCTTTGAGGATATTGTCGCAGTCAATGCCTTGTACCGTCCGGGACCGATGGAAAATATTCCGCTCTTTATAGACCGAAAACATGGTAGTAAGGCGGTAGAATATCCTCACCCGGATTTACAGCCGATCCTTGAGAATACATATGGTGTCATTGTCTATCAAGAGCAAATCATGCAGATTGCTTCGAAAATGTCGGGATTCTCACTCGGTGAAGCAGACCTTTTACGACGGGCAGTTGGAAAAAAACAAAAAGAAGTACTGGACAAAGAGCGGAATCATTTCGTCCAAGGAGCACTGAAAAAGGGGTATCAGCAAGCACTTGCCAATGAAATATATGATTTAATTGTTAGGTTTGCTAACTATGGCTTTAACCGAAGCCACGCTGTTGCCTATAGTATGATTGCCTATCAGCTGGCCTATTTTAAGTCGAATTATCCGGTTCATTTTATGGCAGGACTGCTTTCTTCAGCAATCGGTAATGATACAAAAATTGCTCAATACATTTTAGAAACAAGGCAAAAGGAAATTGATGTCCTGCCGCCATCCATTAATCATAGTACGTACTCATTCCAGGTAGAAAATACGGGATCCATTCGCTACAGTCTTGCAGCTATCAAAAGTGTCGGCGCTGCCGCTTTAAAGGAAATTTTTAAAACAAGGAAGAGAAAGAAATTTGATGATTTATTTGATTTTTGTATAAAGGTTTCGAATAAAGCGATTAACAGAAAAACACTTGAGTTCCTTGTTCACTCTGGATGTTTCGATGAATTTGGTGAAGATCGGGCTGTTCTGCTTGCCAGCTTGGATGTTGCCATTGAACATGCACAAATCTTCAAACCGGATGATTCCAATCAATTTGATTTATTTGAAGATGAAATGATTCCAAAACCGAAATATGTTCATGTCGACCCTATTAGTCTTGAAAATAAGCTGGCATTTGAAAAAGAGGCGCTTGGCTTTTACCTTTCTGATCACCCCATCTCTATTTATGAAAAAGATCTCAAGCGGAGTGGGGTATATATGTTATATCAATTAAGAAGTGATAATAAAAGGGCCGCTTCTGGTGTTTTTATTTCAGCGATGAAATCGATTCGAACCAAAAAAGGTGACTCGATGGCCTTTTTAACGATAAGTGATGCAAGCGGTGAAATGGAGGCAGTCGTATTTCCTGCTATTTATAAAAAATTCCAGTCATTATTTCGGCAGGGGAATTTTGTTCTGATTGAGGGGAAAATAGAAGAGCGGGATGGGAAACTTCAATTTATAATTCAACAGGTATCAGATTTAGAACAATGGTTAAAAACAAGAGCAGCAAAACACCCGGTATTATATTTAAAAATTACCTCAAGCCAGCAGGATGAGCAATTGCTGCAAAAAATAAATCAGCTGCTGAAAGAAAATAAAGGGGATGCTGGTGTTATTTTGCATGATGAAGTTACCAAAAAAACAGTTAGGTTAGCGACAGAAAACAATGTCAATCCAACCCCTGAAGTACAGCAGCAATTAAGAAATCTACTTGGATCAAAAAATGTTGTCTTGAAAGATTAA
- a CDS encoding Xaa-Pro peptidase family protein has translation MNQRLIKLQTWMKENGIEVSFLTSSENVFYLSGYYTDPHERLLALAVFQEEEPFLVCPAMEVHDAKQSGWEHEIIGYSDIENPWEMIHNSINNRVNGVSKAAIEKEHMNVERYEHLTHLFPKASFVSAEEKLRLLRMIKDAKELKIIEEACALADYAVEFGVSEIKEGKTELEVLNALEYALKQKGVTEMSFSTMVLTGSNAASPHGNPGETKIRKGDLVLFDLGVVVDRYCSDITRTVAYGDINDKQKDIYDTVLKAQLAAIEASKPGATAAEVDLTARRIIADAGYGEYFPHRLGHGLGIGVHEYPSMTETNQLVIEEGMVYTIEPGIYVPDVAGVRIEDDIYITADGAKILTKFPKELQIIK, from the coding sequence ATGAATCAGCGTTTAATTAAGCTTCAAACATGGATGAAGGAAAATGGGATTGAGGTAAGCTTTCTTACTTCTTCCGAAAATGTATTTTATTTAAGCGGCTATTATACTGACCCACATGAACGATTGCTTGCACTTGCAGTTTTTCAAGAGGAAGAACCGTTCCTCGTCTGCCCGGCGATGGAAGTGCATGATGCTAAACAATCCGGATGGGAGCATGAAATCATCGGTTATAGCGACATCGAAAACCCTTGGGAAATGATTCATAATTCCATCAATAATAGAGTTAATGGAGTTTCTAAGGCGGCGATTGAAAAGGAACATATGAATGTCGAACGCTATGAGCATCTTACACATTTGTTCCCTAAGGCATCATTTGTTTCTGCAGAAGAAAAATTACGACTGCTGCGCATGATTAAAGATGCCAAAGAACTTAAAATTATTGAAGAAGCTTGCGCCCTTGCCGATTATGCAGTGGAATTTGGTGTAAGTGAAATAAAGGAAGGTAAAACAGAGCTGGAAGTCCTTAATGCCTTAGAGTACGCTTTAAAGCAAAAGGGGGTTACCGAAATGTCGTTTTCGACAATGGTATTAACCGGCTCTAACGCCGCTTCACCTCACGGCAACCCAGGAGAAACAAAAATCCGCAAAGGTGATCTCGTGTTATTCGATTTGGGGGTTGTGGTCGATCGGTATTGTTCTGATATCACGAGGACGGTCGCTTACGGGGACATTAACGACAAGCAAAAAGACATTTATGATACTGTTTTAAAGGCGCAGCTCGCTGCCATTGAGGCAAGTAAGCCTGGAGCTACAGCAGCAGAAGTTGACCTTACTGCACGCCGAATTATTGCTGACGCAGGATATGGAGAATATTTTCCACATCGCTTAGGCCATGGCCTTGGAATAGGCGTCCATGAATATCCTTCAATGACCGAAACGAACCAGCTCGTAATAGAAGAAGGTATGGTATATACAATAGAACCGGGAATTTATGTACCTGACGTAGCAGGTGTTAGAATTGAAGATGATATTTATATTACCGCTGACGGGGCAAAGATTTTAACCAAATTCCCGAAAGAATTACAAATAATTAAATAA
- a CDS encoding YtrH family sporulation protein, with translation MKEIGFFPAFIESYFIALGVLLGGSLIGGIAAFLTGQPPLTTVYRLSSSLRIWAIVAAIGGTFDTVYTFEKGLLDAGTKDLFKQFLLILSALGGAQTGALIINWLTQEYISS, from the coding sequence ATGAAAGAAATTGGTTTTTTTCCAGCTTTTATCGAAAGCTATTTTATAGCCTTAGGCGTCCTGCTTGGTGGTTCATTAATTGGCGGAATTGCAGCCTTTTTAACCGGTCAACCTCCGCTTACAACCGTTTATCGCTTATCTAGTTCACTTAGAATTTGGGCAATTGTAGCGGCAATCGGTGGGACATTTGATACGGTTTACACATTTGAAAAAGGCCTTTTGGATGCTGGTACAAAGGATCTTTTTAAACAATTTTTATTAATCCTTTCTGCTTTGGGCGGCGCCCAGACAGGAGCCCTCATTATTAATTGGCTCACCCAGGAGTATATTTCATCATGA